The proteins below come from a single Brienomyrus brachyistius isolate T26 unplaced genomic scaffold, BBRACH_0.4 scaffold63, whole genome shotgun sequence genomic window:
- the LOC125725234 gene encoding G-protein coupled receptor family C group 5 member B-like — MAPSINLFTFLVLSLVGGSSSWDEASPCGSGSILTRPYTALCELDAVWGLVVVVAPLLLLLAAIFGLCGLSLGYIAEHQESLCFARRVLRGVLLAVCNTCLVFQGLRLRRLGQGAHSPSTGQLMGLAVALAVLDPEWILLATMSTCQPACEYQPLDFALATTYVLVLLLAALVGAACSLWRQQPRWRCRTTWLLITCLASVLLWVAWITFCLYGNAALGLSPTWDNRVQAVVLLAQAWLLILLHAAPELHATLRPPSRMREASLEEGLSHV, encoded by the coding sequence atggctccctctatcaatctcttcaccttcctcgtcctgtccctggtggggggcagctcttcatgggacgaagcttcgccttgcggatccggctccatcctgacaaggccctacacggccttgtgtgagctggatgcggtgtggggcttggtggtggtggtggcgccgctactcctgctgctcgctgccatatttgggctctgtggcctcagcctgggatacatcgctgagcaccaagagagcctctgcttcgcccggcgtgtcctgaggggggtgttgcttgcTGTCTGCAACACCTGCCTAGTGTTCCAGGGTCTGCGACTGCGCCGGTTGGGACAAGGTGCTCATAGCCCCAGCACAGGTCAACTGATGGGGCTGGCGGTGGCCTTGGCCGTGTTGGATCCGGAGTGGATCCTTCTCGCCACGATGTCCACGTGCCAGCCAGCCTGTGAATACCAGCCGCTGGACTTTGCGCTGGCCACCACGTAtgtgctggtcctgctcctggcagcactggtgggggcggcctgcagtctgtggaggcagcagccacggtggaggtgcaggaccaCGTGGCTGCTCATAACCTGCCTGGcctcagtcctgctgtgggtggcctggatcaccttctgcctgtatggcaacgcggcgcttggcctgtccccaacatgggacaaccgggtacaggcagtggtgctgctggcacaggcatggctgctcatactgctgcacgctgctcctgagctccacgccaccttacggcccccgtcccgcatgagagaggccagtttagaggagggcctttctcacgtgtag
- the LOC125725237 gene encoding uncharacterized protein LOC125725237 — MRLHLLFCTKMARIRRFEKAVCWSDDRYWATWDKWGEVIDWGDEKELCSPAESPSDQADSSTESHSRRRIAKAVSWTDDAYWAAWDKWEEIICWGDEEECSQVTPPTSQLGRDKGIDVHGLEAFVINNRTISIKPVDNHRDSLKIGAVLVDLCQFDLEYLDQSKFNFEIVQVQIGEVEVEETREKSFEKAFELEIVDVAVEVVNSEFQLNAINLDIVETKVDKLLLEELIVGDLEAGNVKVSVSNGNVVKVPLRYPSPQRNRRTRQP; from the exons atgcggcttcacttgcttttctgcaccaagatggcaag aatcagacgatttgagaaagctgtttgctggagcgacgacagatactgggcaacttgggacaagtggggagaggtgattgactggggagatgagaaagagctgtgctccccagcagaatcaccttctgaccaggctgacagttccactgagtcacattcccgaaggcgaattgccaaggcagttagctggacggatgatgcttattgggcagcctgggacaagtgggaagagatcatctgctggggtgatgaagaggagtgctcccaagtaactccacccactagccagcttgggagggataaggggatagatgtacatgggttggaggcttttgtgataaataacaggacaatctccataaagcctgtagacaaccatcgagacagtctgaagataggagctgtgctggtagacctctgccagtttgatctcgaatatttagatcaaagtaaatttaatttcgaaattgtacaagtacaaattggagaagttgaagtggaggagactagagaaaagtcttttgaaaaagcatttgaactggaaattgtggatgtggcagtagaagttgtaaacagtgaattccagctgaatgctataaatttggatattgttgaaactaaggtggacaaattattattggaagaactgatcgttggcgatttagaagcaggcaatgtgaaggtgtcagtatcaaatggcaatgtggtgaaggtacccttaaggtacccttcaccacagaggaacagaagaaccaggcaaccttag